The segment GAGATGGGCAGCAAATCGCCGGTCGGCCTTCTCGATAAGCTGCCGGTAAAACCGCTTTTCGCTGATGCCCGATTTGTTTCCGGCGACCAGAAGAATAGGCTTGAGTCGTGGATCGAACGCGAAAGCGACGCGCCAGACGCCGGCTGCCGCGTAGAGCGGCTTGGCGATGTTGATGAGGGTCTGGGCAAAAGTCGGCATAGATCCGCCAGTCGCGCCTCTCGTTGGCATCCGCGAGCGTGCTGCGCGCTATCCGGCCGCGGATCCCCATGTGGTAGAGCCGGGGTTGCATCGCACGGAGGCACGTCTCGATGTCGCGGAGGCTCTCCCGATAGGTCAACTGCGCAAAGGCCAGACACAAGAACTGGTCGAGGCACGAGAAGCCACGGACCTTGTGCTCGCCCTGGCAGCGGGCGACACACGCGCGGAACTCCGAGAGCGGAAGGTACTCCATCACCTGCGCGAAGACGGTACGACCATTGTTCACGGGCCACTCCTTTCGTGAAGGACTGGCTCCAGTGTACTCGGAAATTGAAATCGATTTTGTGCATGACGACCGTTAGTCGCTTATAGGTTCAGTAGTTACGGTGATGGTCGGATACAACAACCGGACAGTAGTGACTAGTTATGATGCATACTCCAAGCCTTAGGGGCGGTCAAGCCTTTTTGGCAGTGACGTTGACGCTATCCTGACGGAAGAGCCAGAACATTATGGTTGGAGGGAATCATCATGGTATTATCGAAAGAACGTAGTCGAACGACTTAGGAGGGGTGGCGAGGAATGGCTGAACAGATTTCAGCGATCTCAACGAGCACTTCCGTGACGGGCTTGGCGAGCCTGAACGCGGCGCAGCAGGCGGCGGTCGCGCACGGCGATGGCCCGTTGCTCATCATTGCGGGCGCGGGGACGGGGAAGACCACGGTGATCGCGCACCGGATCGCCCACCTGATCAACAGCAGGCGGGCCCGGCCGGAGCAGGTGCTGGCGCTGACCTTTACCGAGAAGGCGGCGGCGGAGATGGAGCGGCGTGTGGACCTGCTGGTCCCGTACGGGTTCACCGATACCTGGATCTCTACCTTCCACGCCTTTGGAGATCGCGTGCTTCGGGAGCATGCCCTGGTGCTGGGGCTGAGTCCGGACTTCCGCCTGCTGACGGTGCCCGAGCAGGTCATCTTCTTTCAGGAGCACCTGTTCGAGCTTCCACTCGACTATTTCCGGCCGCTCGGCAGTCCGCTGCGGCCGGATACAGCTTAAATCGCGGGAGCGCGGACGGCCGCTTGCCCGCGGGGGTCATCGCCACGGTCCTCCGGGCGGCCAATTGGCTGCAAGAGACTTCTCGTTGGCGGCGGCATGAAGTACGGATCCAAGGAAACGCAATAGGGCGTCCGCCAGGTGGCGCGGCGAAGCTCCTTTGGCCACAAGTTGAACAGCGCGGCGCCCTTTAGCGCGAACCGGTCTGCGTACGGAGAAGCCCCGAGCCGGTAGAGCAGCCGTTCGATGGCAAACTCGGAGAGGAGAAGTTGGAACTCCACCCTGTGGATCTGCGAGAGGGTTAGCAGTCGAGCCCGGACCGAGGCTGCGATGTTCGTCGGTTGCCCCGCCGGAGTTATCCCACGGCCTCCAGATAGGGACGGATCACCTGTGTCACG is part of the Candidatus Methylomirabilis tolerans genome and harbors:
- a CDS encoding type II toxin-antitoxin system RelE/ParE family toxin, with amino-acid sequence MPTRGATGGSMPTFAQTLINIAKPLYAAAGVWRVAFAFDPRLKPILLVAGNKSGISEKRFYRQLIEKADRRFAAHLSCIKKGRV
- a CDS encoding UvrD-helicase domain-containing protein, whose product is MAEQISAISTSTSVTGLASLNAAQQAAVAHGDGPLLIIAGAGTGKTTVIAHRIAHLINSRRARPEQVLALTFTEKAAAEMERRVDLLVPYGFTDTWISTFHAFGDRVLREHALVLGLSPDFRLLTVPEQVIFFQEHLFELPLDYFRPLGSPLRPDTA
- a CDS encoding nucleotidyl transferase AbiEii/AbiGii toxin family protein; amino-acid sequence: MEFQLLLSEFAIERLLYRLGASPYADRFALKGAALFNLWPKELRRATWRTPYCVSLDPYFMPPPTRSLLQPIGRPEDRGDDPRGQAAVRAPAI